Proteins from one Streptococcus mitis B6 genomic window:
- the asnS gene encoding asparagine--tRNA ligase has translation MTKRVTIIDVKDYVGQEVTIGAWVANKSGKGKIAFLQLRDGTAFFQGVAFKPNFVEKFGEEVGLEKFDVIKRLSQETSVYVTGIVKEDERSKFGYELDITDIEVIGESQDYPITPKEHGTDFLMDNRHLWLRSRKQVAVMQIRNAIIYATYEFFDKNGFMKFDSPILSGNAAEDSTELFETDYFGTPAYLSQSGQLYLEAGAMALGRVFDFGPVFRAEKSKTRRHLTEFWMMDAEYSYLTHDESLDLQEAYVKALLQGVLDRAPQALETLERDTELLKRYIAEPFKRITYDQAIDLLQEHENDEDADYEHLEHGDDFGSPHETWISNHFGVPTFVMNYPAAIKAFYMKPVPGNPERVLCADLLAPEGYGEIIGGSMREEDYDALVAKMDELGMDRTEYEFYLDLRKYGTVPHGGFGIGIERMVTFAAGTKHIREAIPFPRMLHRIKP, from the coding sequence ATGACAAAACGTGTAACGATTATTGATGTAAAAGACTATGTTGGTCAGGAAGTGACGATTGGCGCTTGGGTTGCCAACAAATCAGGAAAAGGGAAAATTGCCTTCTTGCAATTGCGTGATGGAACAGCCTTCTTCCAAGGTGTGGCCTTTAAACCAAACTTTGTAGAAAAATTTGGTGAAGAAGTGGGACTTGAGAAGTTTGATGTCATCAAACGCTTGAGCCAAGAAACTTCTGTTTATGTGACAGGGATTGTCAAAGAAGACGAACGTTCTAAGTTTGGTTATGAGCTTGATATCACAGACATCGAAGTGATTGGTGAATCTCAAGACTACCCAATTACACCAAAAGAACATGGAACAGACTTCTTGATGGACAACCGTCACTTGTGGCTCCGCTCTCGTAAGCAAGTAGCGGTGATGCAAATCCGTAACGCGATTATCTATGCGACTTATGAGTTCTTCGACAAGAACGGTTTCATGAAGTTTGACAGCCCAATTCTTTCAGGAAATGCAGCTGAAGACTCAACTGAACTATTTGAAACGGACTATTTCGGAACGCCAGCCTACTTGAGCCAATCAGGTCAGCTTTATCTAGAAGCAGGCGCTATGGCTCTTGGTCGTGTCTTTGACTTTGGTCCCGTATTCCGTGCTGAAAAATCAAAAACGCGCCGTCACTTGACTGAGTTCTGGATGATGGACGCAGAGTACTCCTACTTGACACATGATGAGTCACTTGACTTGCAAGAAGCTTATGTGAAAGCTCTTCTACAAGGTGTTCTTGACCGCGCGCCTCAAGCCTTGGAAACCTTGGAACGTGATACAGAACTCTTGAAACGCTACATTGCAGAGCCATTCAAACGCATCACATATGATCAAGCCATTGACCTCTTGCAAGAACATGAAAATGATGAAGATGCTGACTATGAGCATCTTGAGCATGGAGATGACTTTGGTTCACCACACGAAACTTGGATTTCAAACCACTTTGGTGTGCCAACATTTGTCATGAACTATCCAGCAGCCATCAAGGCTTTCTACATGAAACCAGTTCCTGGAAATCCAGAGCGCGTGCTTTGTGCAGACTTACTTGCTCCAGAAGGTTACGGAGAAATCATCGGTGGTTCTATGCGTGAGGAAGACTATGATGCCCTTGTCGCAAAAATGGATGAACTTGGCATGGATCGTACAGAGTATGAATTTTACCTTGACCTTCGTAAATACGGTACTGTACCACACGGTGGATTTGGTATCGGTATCGAACGTATGGTAACCTTTGCAGCAGGAACAAAACACATCCGTGAAGCTATTCCATTCCCACGTATGTTGCACCGTATTAAACCGTAA
- a CDS encoding VOC family protein, with the protein MIDHFEIKVKDLQISEGFYRSFLAPLGYKLAFKTTSLISFLAPNSPHPGGDFWLVQGTQDPIHFAFLAENKEEVQACYEAGLEAGGRDNGAPDYRSEHSIYYAAFMIDPDGNNIEVVCHKE; encoded by the coding sequence ATGATTGATCATTTTGAAATTAAGGTAAAGGATTTACAAATTTCAGAAGGATTTTATAGGAGTTTTCTCGCTCCTTTGGGCTATAAATTGGCTTTTAAAACTACTTCTCTAATCAGTTTTCTTGCCCCGAACAGCCCCCATCCTGGTGGTGATTTTTGGCTGGTTCAGGGGACACAAGATCCTATTCACTTTGCTTTTTTAGCAGAAAATAAGGAAGAAGTTCAGGCTTGTTATGAGGCTGGTTTGGAGGCAGGTGGGAGAGACAATGGAGCTCCTGATTATCGCAGTGAGCATTCGATTTACTACGCTGCTTTTATGATTGACCCAGATGGGAACAATATAGAGGTGGTTTGCCATAAAGAATAA
- a CDS encoding pyridoxal phosphate-dependent aminotransferase translates to MKLSNRVLEMEESVTLAAGARAKALKAEGRDILSLTLGEPDFTTPKNIQDAAIASIQDGRASFYTVTSGLPELKAAVNTYFERFYGYSVAPNQVTVAAGAKYSLYTFFMAVVNPGDEVIIPTPYWVSYGDQVKMAEGVPVFVPAKEDNHFKVTVEQLEAARTDKTKVLVLNSPSNPTGMIYTREELLAIGNWAVEKDILILADDIYGRLVYNGHEFTPISSLSEAIRKQTVVINGVSKTYAMTGWRIGYAVGEADIIAAMSKIAGQTTSNPSAVAQYAAVEALSGEQDTVESMRKAFEERLNTIYPLLAEVPGFEVVKPQGAFYLFPNVKKAMEMKGYTDVTDFTTAILEEAEVALVTGAGFGAPENVRLSYATDLDTLKEAVNRLKTFMGSEND, encoded by the coding sequence ATGAAACTATCCAACCGTGTTTTAGAAATGGAAGAAAGTGTGACCTTGGCTGCTGGAGCCCGTGCCAAAGCACTGAAGGCTGAGGGCAGAGATATCCTGTCTCTAACCTTAGGTGAGCCAGATTTCACTACTCCAAAAAATATCCAAGATGCCGCCATTGCATCGATTCAAGATGGGCGTGCTTCTTTTTATACAGTAACCTCAGGCCTGCCAGAACTCAAGGCAGCGGTCAATACCTACTTTGAACGCTTTTATGGCTATTCTGTAGCGCCAAATCAAGTGACAGTCGCTGCGGGAGCCAAATATTCTCTCTATACCTTCTTTATGGCTGTGGTCAATCCAGGTGATGAAGTGATCATCCCAACCCCTTACTGGGTCAGCTATGGAGATCAGGTCAAGATGGCAGAGGGTGTGCCAGTCTTTGTTCCTGCTAAAGAGGACAATCACTTTAAGGTGACCGTAGAGCAGTTGGAAGCAGCTCGCACAGACAAGACCAAGGTTTTGGTTCTGAATTCACCATCTAATCCGACAGGTATGATTTACACTCGTGAGGAACTCTTGGCAATCGGAAACTGGGCTGTAGAAAAGGACATTCTTATCCTAGCAGACGATATCTATGGGCGCTTGGTCTATAATGGTCATGAATTCACACCCATTTCTAGCTTATCTGAAGCGATTCGCAAGCAAACGGTGGTCATCAATGGTGTGTCTAAAACCTATGCTATGACTGGTTGGAGGATTGGCTATGCCGTCGGAGAAGCAGACATTATTGCTGCTATGTCCAAGATTGCAGGTCAAACAACTTCGAACCCGTCAGCAGTAGCCCAGTATGCAGCAGTTGAGGCTCTATCAGGCGAGCAAGATACGGTAGAAAGCATGCGTAAGGCTTTTGAGGAACGTCTTAATACCATCTATCCCCTTCTTGCAGAGGTGCCAGGATTTGAAGTGGTCAAACCGCAAGGAGCCTTCTACCTCTTTCCGAATGTCAAAAAGGCCATGGAGATGAAAGGCTACACGGATGTGACAGACTTTACAACTGCTATCTTAGAAGAAGCTGAAGTAGCCTTGGTCACAGGAGCAGGCTTTGGAGCGCCAGAAAATGTGCGCCTCAGCTATGCGACAGACCTAGACACGCTTAAAGAAGCAGTTAACCGCTTGAAAACATTTATGGGGAGTGAGAATGATTGA
- a CDS encoding DUF5590 domain-containing protein: MKKRQKKAKNNLLWQYGLGMTILFVVISASFLYLVSLGMKPYQTAKSEGEKLAQQYAGLEQADQVDLYNGLESYYSVLGHNKQQEALAVLIGKDDHKIYVYQLNQGVSQEKAEAVSKEKGAGEIDKITFGRYQDKPIWEVKSGSDFYLVDFETGALVDKEGL; this comes from the coding sequence GTGAAAAAAAGACAAAAAAAAGCAAAAAATAATCTACTGTGGCAGTATGGTCTAGGGATGACGATTTTGTTTGTGGTTATCAGTGCTTCCTTTCTGTATCTGGTTTCTCTTGGCATGAAACCCTATCAAACAGCTAAAAGTGAAGGAGAAAAATTAGCTCAGCAGTATGCAGGATTAGAGCAGGCTGATCAGGTTGACTTATACAATGGCTTGGAATCTTACTACAGTGTTCTTGGTCATAATAAACAGCAAGAAGCGCTTGCTGTCCTGATTGGAAAAGATGACCATAAGATTTACGTTTATCAGCTAAATCAGGGTGTTTCACAAGAAAAAGCAGAAGCGGTTTCTAAGGAAAAAGGAGCTGGCGAGATTGACAAGATTACCTTTGGCCGTTATCAAGACAAGCCAATCTGGGAAGTCAAGTCAGGCTCTGACTTTTATCTAGTAGATTTTGAAACAGGAGCATTGGTCGATAAGGAGGGCCTATGA
- a CDS encoding MFS transporter: MLIRNYRKNIGLMAGVEFFAFLGITSFWILFLSQNGMSLWQIGLLESIFHTTSLLCEIPSGMLADRYSYKTNLYLSRIAGIVSSILMLAGQGNFWIYALAMAVSALSYNFDSGTSAAMVYDSAVEAGLKERYLSISSFLSGVSEGTQSLGTVLAGFFVHGQLHLTYYIMIATSIIVLFLIWMLKEPSVKVEKADSVTMKQIMWTVKDELKRNPMLFNWMILSQIVGVLMCMFYFYYQNQLPDLSGWQISAVMLLGSLLNIVAVYLASKIGKNYAALRLFPILVLLTGVTYMLSYFGTPLIYILIYLISNALHALFQPIFDNDLQGRLPSEVRATMLSVYSMMFSLSMIVFFPLTGWLIDNLGFVVAFLYLGFFLVMISLLLPIFLGKMAKRMDDKMIP; this comes from the coding sequence ATGTTAATAAGAAATTATCGGAAAAATATTGGCCTGATGGCCGGAGTTGAGTTTTTTGCATTTTTAGGGATTACCAGTTTTTGGATTCTCTTTCTCAGTCAAAACGGAATGTCTCTTTGGCAGATTGGACTTCTGGAGAGTATTTTTCATACGACCAGCCTTCTCTGTGAAATTCCATCTGGTATGTTAGCTGATCGCTATTCCTATAAGACCAATCTTTATTTAAGTCGGATAGCAGGAATTGTGTCTTCTATTCTCATGTTGGCTGGGCAGGGAAATTTTTGGATTTATGCACTAGCTATGGCGGTAAGTGCCTTGTCTTATAATTTTGATTCAGGAACAAGCGCAGCAATGGTCTATGACTCAGCTGTAGAGGCTGGACTAAAGGAGCGTTATCTATCCATTTCAAGCTTCCTATCAGGAGTGTCAGAAGGAACCCAGTCTTTGGGGACAGTTTTGGCAGGATTTTTCGTTCATGGTCAATTGCACCTGACCTACTATATCATGATTGCGACTTCTATCATAGTTCTTTTCCTGATTTGGATGCTGAAAGAACCCAGTGTCAAGGTAGAAAAAGCTGATAGTGTGACCATGAAACAGATTATGTGGACTGTTAAGGATGAGTTGAAGAGAAATCCCATGCTCTTCAACTGGATGATTTTGTCTCAGATTGTCGGAGTACTCATGTGCATGTTTTATTTTTACTATCAAAATCAGTTACCAGATTTAAGTGGTTGGCAAATTTCAGCAGTTATGCTACTTGGTAGTCTCTTAAATATCGTCGCAGTTTATCTAGCGAGTAAGATTGGAAAGAACTATGCTGCCTTGAGGCTTTTCCCTATCCTCGTCCTGCTGACTGGAGTCACCTATATGCTGTCCTACTTTGGAACACCTCTAATCTATATTCTGATTTATTTGATTAGTAATGCTCTGCATGCTCTTTTTCAGCCGATTTTTGACAATGATTTGCAAGGGCGCCTTCCAAGTGAAGTAAGGGCAACCATGCTGAGTGTCTATTCTATGATGTTTAGCCTCAGTATGATTGTCTTCTTCCCACTGACAGGCTGGTTGATTGACAATTTAGGCTTTGTAGTAGCATTTCTTTATCTAGGCTTCTTTTTAGTCATGATTAGCCTTCTACTGCCTATCTTTTTAGGAAAAATGGCTAAAAGAATGGATGATAAAATGATTCCATAG
- a CDS encoding NAD(P)H-dependent oxidoreductase, with protein sequence MSKKVLFIVGSLRQGSFNHQMALEAEKALAGKAEVSYLDYSAIPLFSQDLEVPTHPAVAAAREAVLAADAIWIFSPVYNFSIPGTVKNLLDWLSRALDLSDTRGASALQDKFVTVSSVANAGHNQLFAIYKDLLPFIRTQVVGDFTAARVNDSAWTDGKLVLEKTALNSLEKQAQDLVAAVQ encoded by the coding sequence ATGTCTAAAAAAGTATTATTTATCGTCGGATCACTACGTCAAGGTTCTTTCAACCACCAAATGGCTCTCGAAGCTGAGAAAGCACTTGCTGGTAAAGCGGAAGTTAGCTACCTTGATTATTCAGCTATCCCTCTCTTCAGCCAAGATTTGGAAGTTCCAACACATCCAGCTGTAGCTGCTGCTCGTGAAGCAGTTCTCGCTGCGGATGCTATCTGGATCTTCTCTCCAGTCTACAACTTCTCTATCCCTGGAACAGTGAAAAACTTGCTTGACTGGCTATCTCGTGCCCTTGACTTGTCTGATACACGTGGCGCTTCTGCCCTTCAAGACAAGTTTGTCACCGTATCATCTGTAGCTAATGCCGGTCACAATCAACTCTTCGCTATCTATAAAGACCTCTTGCCATTTATCCGTACACAAGTCGTTGGTGACTTCACTGCTGCACGTGTCAATGACTCTGCCTGGACAGACGGAAAATTGGTTCTCGAAAAAACAGCCCTAAACTCACTTGAAAAACAAGCTCAAGATTTGGTAGCCGCAGTTCAGTAA